TTTGGACTGTGATTATTGCAAAGATCTCAAAATATTCATTGTGGGGTGTCATCATCTGAAGATAAAATAATTGCTACATCACAAACTGCCTGCCTcgggtctctctctctttttttttctttttttactttatttgaaGGTCAGCCAGTGTTTGGGGTTGTCAATGAGAATCTTATCCACCTGGTGCTGAGAGATGCCCCTCATCAGCATCTTCGGCACAATGTTCTTCAGGATGTGGGAGTAGCCGTGGCCGCCGAACTTGGTCAGCCGGTTCTTGGTGTGGATGTCGTGTGCGACCACGATCTTGTCCTCGTAGCCCTCCTTCACCAGGAACGCCAAGCTGTacacaaacaaaggaaaaaaaaacaaaaaacaaagaaaacgaGGGGGCCTTGAACATGACACAACTAATAATTTGAAGCTTAGGAACACACTGTAACTGCTGATCTTCCCTAATGCGCTGTTACACGggtcttttttgtgtgtgcggACAAACATCTGGACAGAGTGTGAATATTGCAGGCGGTGTAACTCATTCATCACTCCTCCTGTTGACACAAACTCCTCCCTACAATGTGGTGGGAGATTAATGTCTCGCAGTTTCTATGAAAAAACTGCAGGACACGCTCTTCTCTCGGCAGGGAAGGAAcacaaaagcagcattttagTCCAAATAAAACACTTCTGATGTGGATTCTAGCTCTGAATACATGGCTAAAAAATATAGAGGCGTTCTctcaaacaaaaaggaaaatggaTCCCGTCGCAGATATGAACACAGAGGTGTCAATTGTGGACACATCAGTGTAGTCACACTTGTTTCTAGATCTAGACGAGTTTAACCCTGAGCAGTGTTACTCACGTCTTGACTCTCTGGCTGTCGCTGGGCATGTCCACCTCCAGGTTGTACGGGTAGTTCAGCATCTCCGTTCCAAACAGATCGTACTCCAGGTAGCTCCCCAGTTTAGCAAATTCGAGCAGTTCACCCTCATCAAATATGGTCCTGCAGCAAGAGAACAGAAAGAGGATAAAGTCAAGGTGctaaacatttctttaaaacgTCAACTTCACAATAGCAGATctaagaaatgaataaatattactCATAAAACCAATCCACCAATAGGACTTGTGATGTTAAGTGTTACACAAGCCAGATGCCCTCATACAAGTTAGATTTCCTGCTGCGATCGCTGCTGTTTAAATTTCCAGTGACGTAATGTGGAGAAAGTGCAAATTAGCTGATTTTCAACTACGGATTACTGACAAACCCTCACCTAGTTTTACAGTTCATCTACAGATTATCTTTTCTTCCAGCACATACAGAGCTGAAGATATGCTCACATGGAGATGCTGAAATGAGTGAATAATCACTtctaacacatttatttttagtaaaacacacacaggggagaTGTACAGCACATCGCAAAATGACAGGAGCTCAGGGTCTAATGGAAAATCTGGCTTTGATTCTTAATCTTAACCAATAAAAAGATTATTACGCTGTCAACAAAATTATACACTTCAATTTCTTCAATCCCCTGACTAAGCAATATGCTCCTGGCGACTTCTCACCTGTCCAGGTGAGACATGACAGTTTTGCTGATGTCACCGCCGGCCTCCTGGAGTATCCGGACGACCTCAGCTGGAGCAGCGGGGTTCCTGCCTGGGTGGATGATGACGGGGCAGCCGAGCTGAGCCTGGGCGTGGGCCGAGGCCCTCAGCACCTTCTTCTCACTCTCCGTGATGGGCCAGCCGGTGCCGATCTCTCCGATCACTCCGCAGCGGATGTCCGTGCCGTCTGCGCCGTGAAGCACCTCACTGACGATGATGTCTGTGAGCTGATGAGCGAGGAATCGGGAGTTAGTTAAAGGAGGAAAACATGGCTCTTTAGACTAGCACCTGATACATCaatacattaaaacaacattcaCTGCACATTACATTTGAATGATATCTAAATATCCATGGAGAGTACATGCAGTCTCAGTGCATCACTACTAATAGACTTGACAGAGCAGCCAGACGCCCATTCAAATCAGTCAAAGGATACAGAATAGATCTATGTCCATGCATGAATAGATCAaactgtcacttcctgtcttaTGACTGAGACATACAGAACCAATGTCctattccacacacacacacacacacacacacacacacacacacacacacacacagactgatgatGCTTTACTTTAAATAGTTTTAAACTTcctgacaaaagtgtgtgtgccaGACTTTGGCTAAACTAGCCACTAGCCACTgctactctctccctctctctctctcagactggGCCACACCTTCTCCTCACTCATTTTCTTGGTGGCCTCAGTGTGGGTGCAGTCCACATAGTACCCTGCTCCTGCCACAACGTGGACCCCGGTGTCCTTGGCCAGCTGCCGGAGCGTGGGCAGGTCCCGGTCGATGCCCGTGGTGGTGTTCTCCACTATCGTGCCCCCCCCGGCCTTCCTGTAGGCCAGCAGCTCCTCCCTGACGGCGGCGGTCTCCTGCTGCAGGAGCAGGTTCTCGTGGCAGCTGTAGGGGTTCTGCCTCAGCCAGTGCATGTGCCGCATCTGGAACGGGTTCTCCGCCACCTCCTCATCACCCAGGGGAGGGGGAAAGTAGCAGCACTCGAAGCTCATGGTCAGGTGCTCGTGGGTCATTGTGCGGCCCAGCTGGTCCGGGTCCACCAGACCCAGGACGGTCTGGACCTTCCCGCTCAGCTCTGACATGATGATCTGATCAGGGTTCAGGGCTTCCCACAGCctgaagagacagagattaTTGATTCATTCACAGCTCAGACACCAGACATGATAAAGCTTTGGTAGGTCTTTACAACAGGACAGTGTGTTTGCAAAGGGAAGCTCTGACAACTCATTGACCAGCCTGACTTCAGAGTGTATGCAGGAGAGACCTTTGAACTGCACAGTGCCAGTCTTTCTCATTAAAACTAGAATGAAACTAAAGGCTAAAGAAATGTCATCCCttctttcttaatgtttttgcTATATTTAGTAAACTAAGACTAACTGCTGCAGCACAGTCACTAACAAAAAGCAACGTTTTGTGCAAGAACTCGTTAATATGACTCgaaacaaccacagctgcagcgcgaggagggaggaaggaagggagggagggtcGGACACGTCAAGTTTCATCTGCTCAAAGCCTGAAATGTGTCTAAAGTGCTGAAAGAAAGTGCTGACCTTGTTTTCCAGTTTATAACAGTTCACTTCCACCACCAGCCGAGCACATACAGCTGCTACACCGCCCGCGCAGGTTAGCACAGCAACACGTCGCGAGAAGTGTCAGCCATCGCGAGACTTTGCGAGAGTTTCGTACTGCCGCCAGGTGCTCTGTTAGAGCGAGGCaatcagttttttgtgttgtgtatgttaTGTAGCTCTTTAGTTTTactcaggtttgtttttttaatctatagTTATATTTGATAATAATTTTTGGTCACAAGGTTCTAATTAATAGTtggttaattaaaaatgtcatttataaaGGGTCATCAtgaatttctgacattttaataaacATTAGAAAATCATCTCATCTTTAACTCTATATGTTAAAGTCATTGTCAGATCTCTAGTTGTCAAAGTcaaaaagctgttaatgaaTGAACTGTGCTCTATAGCacagaaggtcaaaggtcaaactgtCCATCAGAGGGGTTTTCCCGATAAAGAGCAATGCTAGAGGGAGCGTGAATACCatccacaacctggcaaccaCACGATTTATGTCATTAATGACTAATAATTCATCTATAAAGCATTACTACATTATCTAGTAACAATTAATAAAGCAATTGGTTAGAATTTATAAACTCTTTATAAAGGGTTGGGGATTAGAAGGTGGTACAAGTTAGTTTAACTTGAAACCACAAATGATTTAATAGATTTACTCATAAAACTACAACAAATGACAGGCCCAGAGTCTTAAATCCACTCACATCCCTGTCATTAAACTGTGGTTAATACCATGTTTTAGACTTTCGAGGAGAACATGTGAAGATGATGCCGGATTTGGTAGACAGACTGTGGCTCCCTCTGTTTCTGAGCTCTACACTGAGCAGATGGTCCTCCACAGCAGCATTTGGTCTGCTGTTGCAGGGAACTGCCCTGTGAACAGTCACCATTGCACTGACCAGCTCCACAAATGGCTGAGCAAACCGCTGACCCCATACTGTATGGTCTACGCCACCCGTTAGCCGGCAAGATGAACACTCTgcagaacagagaaacagccGTGATTTACAGGAAACattctgtgtttggttttcatgTTCAAAGCTGCAGAAATCTTTAGATCTTTACCACACAGCTACATGCAGTGacaatttatatttgtgtgattttaaaagGAGGCCTTGAGGAAAACAGGAACTGTggattttaaagaaagaaagagaactTTGTGAAACACCTGATTTAGAAAGGTGCCATATGAATAAACTTTACCTCCCAGGCTTTCTGTGCCTTGTGTCACTTAGTTTGTTGTAATTCtattaaacacaaattaattgAGGAATATGTATAATGTACTGAATCAGAATacaaaatgaagaatgaaaaaaagtagATAGTAGAAAGTAGATTTTGACAAAACGCCCATCCAGGATTAGATTAAATGAAAGACAAACCACAGATCATGAAGATCTgtgaaataaaactaataagctgaaaataaaacaccacTAATATATGAACATATGAGGCAACAATGCTGATGACAAATCAAGAGACAAAATCAGAGCAGTCTGTGACAGcaacaaatccaaacaaaagGCAACAGGGATGAAAAAACGAATTCCTATGCTAAATGAGTTTTTGGAGTGCTGTTACTCATGAGTACCATCCCACTGCAGGGTTCCTCATTAGTGACAAGAGAAGATTGTCACTGCCATTCATCTGCATGGCTGGCGCATTTCAGACAGACGTGACTGCAGGGAGATTATGAAGGAGAAGGACGACTACAACGTAGTCTCCCAAACAGCTCAGACATTAAAGGGAATTTAAGTTTGATGCACAGTTCGTGTATTTTATGGACTTGACTGTGATTCACTGTCAGATCTGTTGTGGAAATGCCTGAGCTACATGCCATAAACTCACTACTGTACTACCATTAAACACACAATTCTTATTTCTTCATtgcatttatatatttacaagACAGTACGTCACTGCAATTTACATGTTCCTGTTTCcaactgagagaaaaaatagtctgaatgtttttctgacttcaaGTTGGGACTCTAGCAgcatgaagaggaagaaaacgGTCGAGTGTTGTGGTCTGGTGCcctctgcagacagagaggaggcacATACTTCTGCAGTTTGAtgtaaaatactttttaaatgaaacacagtaGGTTGCCATTGTAAAAGCAGAAATAGGCACATAGTACTACTCTTGCCTGAAGGGGGAAACTGGGGTGCTTTCAGTCAATTTAGGTGacataaataacaataaaacccAGTGGTGTTCTGGTTGTTGTTTCTGGTCTTTATCTCATTGTCACGCTGATTAGGCCCATCCAGAGCCTCGAGCACTGAGAATCAATAGACACGTTTGTTTCAAGAAATAACAGTGAGATGAAAAATGATGGGAACAATGAAACTGATGTATCGCAAGCCTCACCCTCAATAACAGCAGCGTTTAAGCGGaggcatgtgtttttgtgatgatACACAGACAGGAAAATGTGATCAACATTCTGCTTTACGTTGAGTTTTATTCAGTCAGAGGGAGGGAGTATTCAGACTCTACTGTAACTTCtgttttataatgaaaatgaagtaaaatCGTGTTTAGcaataaaacagtgaataaaatgtACAAAGATACAGTTatacaataaaagaaacaacagataTCAATCTGTTATTGAACCATGGGCTTTGATCTTCTGCTACAACAGTCTCCACTCTTTCAGAAAGGCTCTGTGTAAGATGAAACATTAATTGTtttgaaaacaatgaataaaatatctGTAAGATTCAGTAGCTGCTGCATACAGAGCAGGTTTTGATTGAAGTAATTTTACAGAAAGAGACGTGCTAATTAAAAGTACTAGTTGATAAGAATTTTATGATAATTTGTAGTAGCAATACTACTGGTAGCAGTGTTAACAGTATTAATGTATTTAGATGGTCTTAAAGGTGAGAAAGATGAAGAAATTTTAAAGTCACAGTAAACAAATGaataacaacataaacatatgtTTTTGGTGGTCATACATTTCCAAAAGCACAGCAAGTGAAGCTGTTGAATCTGGCCCAGTTGGTGTGAAAGCTGCCATGCAGTCCATGTGAAGTGTCATGCAAATCACTTCTCTACGGGTCCACATGACAAGCCAATGGTCTTCACGTTGTTCCTTTTCATGCAGTGTTCTATATAAACcccaacagcaacacaaacattcacacagtccTGTGAGAACATCGCCTCtggaacaagaaaaaaacaaaacctcatcATGGCTACGAGGACTTTGGTTGTGGCCTGCGCTCTCTTTCTGGGACTGTGCATCATCACAAATGGCAAACCAACTGACGTAACACACGCCTACTGCAAGATCGTCTGGTAAGAGTCCATCTATCTGTGAttgagtttagttttttcatTTAGTTATCCAGTGTTCCATGCAGTGTGAACATGCAGGGGATACAAGATACAATGAAAAAAGgacaaatgtacagtatatactatAAATGACATTAATACATAGAGAGATAGATGCTCATGTGTTTTACTCTTTCCGTTCCCAGGTTGCTTGCAGTGCCATGTGATCAAGTTAACATGGCCATCGTGACTCAAATTAAAGCCATGGGCTCATACAAAGTAAGAAGGCTGTTAAAGAGGAATTTTATATAggcttttatatttatttaagtgGCAGAAATCCCTGTCATGTAGTTAGATACTGATTTATGATTTTTCTGGGTCTCTGTTCCAGCTCGGCTCAGCGACCCCGTCCCTGATTCAGGCCAACCACACTTCAGCGGTCGGCCAGATCGAGAACGTTAACTTCACCATGAACGGTACTTCCATGGGCCTGGGCTGCAATGTGAAGGTAAGAGATATATCTCTGAATTGAATTAATCTTAACCAtcatcagtaaaatgtaattCATTGTAAAGGACATACAAACAGAGTATATGTAACATGTTTATGAACGTGCTTTTGTTTGGTTGCTGCTCAGGGTTCATCCATGTCTGCATTCTGGTACAGCTTGTTTGATAACGGCACCAATTACTGTAACCTCCGCAATGTAATACAAGGTAAGTCATATTATTGTTTACTTCATTCTGAAACTTAATTTTAGGCACCATTATCGTCTGTCATAATGCTTATTCTTacctttctgtttcctgtctgtataGGAAGTGGACTTTCTAAAGCTCCAGGCTTCGTAGAGTTCACCAACGAGTGGCTCTGCCTTGGATATGGACTTTCTGCCTGCAAGTGATTGTGAAGTctgaaaagtgtgttttgtaATGGTTGAAATTTCATTTCTGTAATGTGATAAAGAGAATggatttacaaaataaaagcttcattCATGACTAAAACAGTGTGTTCTGAATTAGTATGCTATATGCTTCTATTGTTTTTGAATGATCAGTTTGCTTGTTGGACACATGGTATGACCTTGTGGAGGTGTCTCATTCTCTGCAACAGTTGTGagatacaataaaatgtaattacagtACAGCAATAGTGACTGAGAAAAGCCGATTTCATCTAAAAAATCTCCACACAGTGGAAAGGAAATAACCAACATGTGCCTACTGCTGATgcttttattatatttacatttgataCAGCTAAAATAGTTAGAATTTGGCACCAGTGACGTCACAGTCAAGGAAGTGATTCACTCTGGCAGGAAAAGTTACTGTTTGACTAAATATTGGACtttgaacacattttcagacacaCCACCATCTCTGATACGGTTTTGTTTCTGGAATGTTCTTGAACTGTACGTGGAATGGCGCTGCACATAAAACAATGAGGAAGGAGAAAATGTCATCAGAGCACAAACTGGGCACCCATAGTCACATAGGCCCAACAGAAACCCCTGTGTGGGTCCCTACTGATGCCTGACTTCATGGTCATTTGGTGGAAGAcaaatttgtcacattttgaccCAGATACCTGCCAGAAGACAGGTTGAAAAGACAGCTAACAATAGCAAACACTTTAGTTTAAGTCCCCTTACTTTACTATATTGTAATTCATTACCTGTTTATACAAGTGCCTCCATAGCATCCACATGGGTGCACACAGGTGGAGTTACAGCTGAACTTAGtgagataaaacaataaaatgctaaaaacaaataataaaaaatttaaaaaaacaagagataAAATTAATATGAAAATCAGTGTCTGTACCAGTGTAACATTGCTGCTTATCATATATGCATATACTGCTTACCAACGTTAAATACGGGGACTTAAATCAGTCTTAGTGATTCTATCTGTCAGCTCAAGGTAGCAAAAGTTAGCTCATAGGTACTTCTATACTATTTACGTTGTGCTCAGAACAACTGTAAGGTTATTATACATACAAACGCATGATGCATGACTCTTTTTGTCACACTATCCACAAGACCCTTGAACATTAAAACAATTATCCACGCcccatttttattgttttcattgtttgcCTTCCTGACGTCCTCGGGACGCCTTCAGCCTGCAGGCTGTCCCAGCACCAGGAGGAAGTTGGTCAGTCTCACTAGTGTATTATAAAAGCAATCAGTTATTACAAAAGATAATAATTTCACTCACTATTACAATACATTTCATTATCTCCTGATTGTCGATGATAACAGCATCCATATTACATTATGTCATATCCTGATGATAGAGGTGGGTTATAATGATTGATCTCCGGACACAGCAGAAACTGAAGAATGCAGTGACGTGAAATTCAGTCGTGTCTGATGGTTGTAACTGTGACTAACATGAGCTGGAACATGTGGAAAAGTAAAGAGCTCAGGCCAGAGGCTAACACTGTCTCCAACCAtgacacagagggagaacagCTGCAGAGCTGACCAACAAGTAAAATGTAATTCTCTGGTCTTTTTGACTAATCTATGAATCTCTTCTTGTTTGATGTGTGCTCTATTCTGTTGCAGGAAACAGACACTTACTTGTGGAAGTGTGTGAGGTGCTGTGCTGTCGTATCTGAAGGAGGAGTGAAACGTCgtctctgtcactgcagcttCTCACTCTGTTTACTTTAACTGCAATCTTGTAATTTCAAACATTAGTGATCATTTGTGTACGACTATGTGATTGGTGTGATTGTGACTATGTGACACATTAAGGCTGGGCGATACAGAGAATGCCATATGTGTAAAATTATAAAACTCATGGTAAAATTATACAAGTATG
The DNA window shown above is from Lates calcarifer isolate ASB-BC8 linkage group LG4, TLL_Latcal_v3, whole genome shotgun sequence and carries:
- the pter gene encoding phosphotriesterase-related protein, encoding MSELSGKVQTVLGLVDPDQLGRTMTHEHLTMSFECCYFPPPLGDEEVAENPFQMRHMHWLRQNPYSCHENLLLQQETAAVREELLAYRKAGGGTIVENTTTGIDRDLPTLRQLAKDTGVHVVAGAGYYVDCTHTEATKKMSEEKLTDIIVSEVLHGADGTDIRCGVIGEIGTGWPITESEKKVLRASAHAQAQLGCPVIIHPGRNPAAPAEVVRILQEAGGDISKTVMSHLDRTIFDEGELLEFAKLGSYLEYDLFGTEMLNYPYNLEVDMPSDSQRVKTLAFLVKEGYEDKIVVAHDIHTKNRLTKFGGHGYSHILKNIVPKMLMRGISQHQVDKILIDNPKHWLTFK